GGCTATGTCTGCTGCCTTTTCCGTTGCCGGTAAGTTTCGAGACTTCCGGTTATTTATTTGCACGTGATATTGAACTTTGAACTTCCTGCCCGTTGAGTCATTTCTATTCTTTTCTCCTGCAAGATTTACCGACATCCGGTCCaaagagtgacgtcatctcgcacgtgaacgacaacgacgtcggAGTGAACTCGTTGATGCGAGAAAAGTTGAAAGCTGAAGGCGAATTGGCAAAGTGCAGAGATGATTTGAATTCCGTTCGATTGAAGCTCAAAAGCTGTCAGGATCGATTGGAAGACAAGTCATTCGAGTGCGAGTCACTTCGCGCTGAATTggcggccgccgccgcaaaaTCAACATCCGTCGGTCGGCAtcaaaaaacgaaatgtttcctgatgacgtcaaacgtttCTAACGATGTCGTTCGAACGCTTCTCGACTGCGTTTCACTCGCcaatttctcgtcggctCGATCTGCGCTCGTCTCGtgcgtcgcctcgtcgccgtcgcgcatCGAACGACTCCGTCAATTTTTCGTTGAAAAATttgccggcggcggcgcttgGTCGCTCAACGACGACTATGAAATCATCGGTGATCGTCCCGTCGTCTCGACTCGTGCGAATCTCGTCTTCCGAATACGGCACGTTAAGTTGGGCGTTCTCATTCTAAAAGTGAGAACGTTCGTCATTACCTCTTTGGGCTGGGTCATATCCTCGCCTCTTCTCTTAGATCATAACCAAAAATCTCTTTTCCGGTTTCACTGACGATtctttcaacgacgacgacgacgacgacgaaagcatTCCGCCAGTCATTCCCTCGTCTCCCTACCTTCTTCCTGTTCTCTACCGCTTCGACGGCACGGCAAGCGCTTTCGCTTCCTATGCCGGACATTTagccgccggcggcggcggcggtgccgATTTCTCCCGACACGCTTCCTTTCTAGTCGTTCCGGAATTTGAGACGACACTCGAGCATTTGgtcgccgatcgtcgtcgtcgtcgctctcgctctcgcttcaacgagaacgagTGCCTATTGTTTCTCATTCAAGTACTGAGTGGCATTGAGGCGCTTGCTTGTAGCGGTATTGCTCATCGAAACATTCGAGCGTCGTGCATTCTTATCAGCGACGGTTGGCGAGCCGTCATTGCCGATTTTGACATGGCGAAACGCTTTGCCACGGGCGACGAGGAAGCCACGAGTCTGGGCAACGTCTACGCCAAATCCGATTTGTCCGCCGTCGGTcgcgtctttcgtcgtctcttcgcaGATGAAACCGAtagaggcgacgacgttgttcGAGGATTTTCGACGGCACTTGACAATTTCTTGCTCTGTCTCGCTGCAGCTGATTCCCGACTTGACGCTCGCGTTGCTGTCGGCGTAGCGGCTCTTCTCCTTTGGCTTtcggacgacggcgacgactttcaggacgaggaggacgtTGCGCATTGGATTTTGAGGGAAATTCGCCAACCGACGATGGTGGAGACGGCGGTGAATGGCGACGCGGATGCCGGCCAGCTCCCGAGTGCGGAACAAATTGACGGCGAACTAAGGAGGCAGTTTTTCTGCAACGCAACAACGGCTTCTACTTGGTTAGCGTATAAAAGGCTGCGCGGATTtcaacgaagcgacgtcgagccGCACAGCATACCGTACCGTAGCTTCAACTCCTCCTAATACAACTAGATTAATCTGGTGAGCGGCACAGTGTACACGGTCAATGACTGAGGTGTTTGTTCCACACTACTATTTGTACCTGTAACCGGGCTAgttttttgtcgttttttgctgACTCTATGTTAGCTTGTGAAGCTCTAACAAAAAGAAGTTGTTTGCTTGATGATAGAAGCAAGCTATAGCTGACCTCAAAGGTGCACGGTGTACAGGGCGGGCTACGGTAAATTCTTAGCATGTGCATCAGCGGTACAGCATAGAACGGCGATATGCGCACCTTACCCTTTTTACCTGACTTCCCTCATATTGATCTTCCTATAGAAAACTCTGAACCTTTCTGTTCGCGTGCGCAGCCTACTAGTAGTAGTGTGACGTGTGGTGTAGTGTGAAATTAAGAGTTGCTGCGACGGTgtagttttttttctaatcaGATCCGTCGTCAGATTCCTATAATCAGAACGATTGTGAGTTGATTCAATATTTTAATCTTTTCGTACTTGTTGAATAGAGGAACCTTTCCCGTTATCGATAAGAAGTTGACCATCTCTTATTTGTTCTGGAGCGATATTTGCAGGTGCCAAGCAAGGAAAGTTCATTATTCCATTATACATTGCCGTTCCAATGACAAGAAAGGCAAATCCATCCACTATATGGGTAAGTAAGATATGGTGGATATTCTGCGAGGGAGCTTACACTGAAGAAAGTCCCACCAAGTGACTTGTTCTCCAAATTTTTTTGCTCCAGAGTAGAATACAATCAGTCCAACAATCCAGATGAAAATTGTTCTCAGTGCGTCAATCAAAGTACGATGAACGGCTAGCAATCCGCCGGCATATAGCCGAATAGATTAATTGTCCACCGAAGTGTTTACCTGTAAGGGATTTTGTCACGGCCATGCCGAAGAAATCGTAAAAAGCAATCGAACACATGTAGAAAACTATATGAGTACATAAATCCAAATACTTCCGAAACGCGCTGTAAATGCCTTACATAAGAGAAGAAGTAGTTTGCCAGAGCTTATGACCTGGTAAAGAGCGTCTAGACTAAATAGAAATACAAGCTAGCAGACGTTATAACTAGTTAATCTCTACCTGTCCTCAAACGGTTTGCCGTCAGGTCTAATATAATACATTGCCGGAAGAACAATCTAACAACACGCTATATTGATTCAAACGCGAATAAAAAATTGCCGCATTACTTACGCCAGCCATCAAAATAACGCCATAGAGTCCTTCCACGCCAACCACCTTAGCATACGAACAATTTTAGCAAGTCAACGACAGATGATAGCTGAAACACCTGCATGGGATGAAagcctttcttctttagaaatATTTCTTCAATAATCATTTGAGATGCGGCCACAAGCTGACTGCAAATTATCAGTACAATTCCTAGAAGCCGACTCATCGCGTATAGATCAAAATTTTAAAAGGACAGACCGACTATCGTGTGCCAGCCTGATTTTGATTGCAAATGTTTCTCCTGCCTGAAGACGTCCGAGACGCCAACGCAGACGAGACCAAACTGTCAAGAGATGACTCAAAGTGCATTTCTATACAACGTATTGACGTACCACGACAAGAGATATTCCCAGCCAGTGAATGAGTCTTAGTCTTCGTTTGAGAAAGATCATCTGATAGGGAGACGATGTCACcgcaaaaaaaacgatttttcctTCACTTTAACATACCGAAAAAAGGCCAACGAAAATTATGATGGAACCGCAGAGCATCTGCCATACGGAGGCGTCTACGTAGACGAGGCCAATTCCTGcaggaagaaaaattgattctacCTGAGAAAAGGCCTTCTAGCTCTTTTTTTGATGCTTGTAGAGAGTCGATCGTCTACGCGTGTTACATTCGCGCCTCGTACCTGCCAGTGACGTGCCAACGAGATCACAGCAAGTGGGGATGATGAAGATCCAATGGAATATCCTAAACGTTCTATGAGTAGAGAGATTCTCGCGATAGCAAAGGTCTCACGGAGGTCTCTGTATTGGTTTGAATGACGCAGGCCCCGTATTATCCCCACTCGTCCGGTTGGACTCGTCGAAGTCGTTGCGGCTAATCCAATCGCGAAGCTG
This sequence is a window from Oscarella lobularis chromosome 7, ooOscLobu1.1, whole genome shotgun sequence. Protein-coding genes within it:
- the LOC136189508 gene encoding uncharacterized protein — translated: MHRAAKMGDTSKVLEFIDSGTDVNAIDSLQATALYWASSKRHVNLVECLLARGANVNARTKWGSTPLHAAADRGYRDVARLLVAGGADANATNDNDDAPLHAASARGHMEIVQLLVFNGGADLNATNLQRRTPCDEARHAGMHDVVRFLSALVENAADRMAAMSAAFSVADLPTSGPKSDVISHVNDNDVGVNSLMREKLKAEGELAKCRDDLNSVRLKLKSCQDRLEDKSFECESLRAELAAAAAKSTSVGRHQKTKCFLMTSNVSNDVVRTLLDCVSLANFSSARSALVSCVASSPSRIERLRQFFVEKFAGGGAWSLNDDYEIIGDRPVVSTRANLVFRIRHVKLGVLILKIITKNLFSGFTDDSFNDDDDDDESIPPVIPSSPYLLPVLYRFDGTASAFASYAGHLAAGGGGGADFSRHASFLVVPEFETTLEHLVADRRRRRSRSRFNENECLLFLIQVLSGIEALACSGIAHRNIRASCILISDGWRAVIADFDMAKRFATGDEEATSLGNVYAKSDLSAVGRVFRRLFADETDRGDDVVRGFSTALDNFLLCLAAADSRLDARVAVGVAALLLWLSDDGDDFQDEEDVAHWILREIRQPTMVETAVNGDADAGQLPSAEQIDGELRRQFFCNATTASTWLAYKRLRGFQRSDVEPHSIPYRSFNSS
- the LOC136189088 gene encoding solute carrier family 35 member F6-like, coding for MIFLKRRLRLIHWLGISLVVFGLVCVGVSDVFRQEKHLQSKSGWHTIVGIVLIICSQLVAASQMIIEEIFLKKKGFHPMQVVGVEGLYGVILMAGIVLPAMYYIRPDGKPFEDSLDALYQVISSGKLLLLLFFYMCSIAFYDFFGMAVTKSLTVDGFAFLVIGTAMYNGIMNFPCLAPANIAPEQIRDGQLLIDNGKGSSIQQESDDGSD